From Chelatococcus sp. YT9, a single genomic window includes:
- a CDS encoding RNA-binding protein, whose amino-acid sequence MSRRRDATVDLRREERLCAVTREVKDPDELIRFVAGPDGTMVPDLRRRLPGRGVWVTGTASAVRQAVKRRAFGRSLKQDVVTSPALADEVAALLRRDTLQALALANKAGAVVTGFGKVEEAAEKGKVAAVLHASEAAPDGRRKVAQAMRRGFPETSATVAVVDVFAEGDLDLALGRAHVIHAALIAGPGSEVFMARWRRLARYVADDEPRAGPSDGTVDELGTGPRGPVMDEREGAGFERNE is encoded by the coding sequence ATGTCGCGTCGACGCGACGCAACGGTGGATCTGCGCAGGGAGGAACGGCTTTGCGCGGTGACGCGCGAGGTCAAGGATCCCGATGAGCTGATCCGTTTCGTTGCCGGCCCTGACGGGACGATGGTTCCTGACCTGCGCCGGCGGCTTCCGGGGCGCGGCGTCTGGGTCACCGGAACCGCGTCAGCGGTGCGGCAAGCGGTCAAGCGGCGCGCCTTCGGGCGCAGCCTCAAGCAGGACGTCGTGACTTCGCCGGCGCTCGCCGACGAAGTGGCGGCCTTGCTCCGCCGCGATACCTTGCAGGCGCTGGCGCTCGCCAATAAGGCAGGCGCCGTGGTGACCGGTTTCGGCAAGGTCGAGGAGGCGGCGGAAAAGGGCAAGGTGGCAGCCGTGCTTCACGCCAGCGAGGCAGCTCCGGATGGCCGGCGCAAAGTCGCGCAGGCGATGCGGAGGGGCTTTCCGGAGACCTCGGCGACCGTTGCTGTCGTCGATGTTTTCGCCGAAGGCGATTTGGATTTGGCATTGGGCCGGGCACATGTGATACATGCAGCCCTCATCGCAGGCCCTGGCAGCGAAGTGTTTATGGCGCGCTGGCGTCGATTGGCGCGCTATGTGGCGGATGACGAACCCAGGGCGGGCCCGTCGGACGGTACAGTGGACG